A single Blattabacterium sp. (Mastotermes darwiniensis) str. MADAR DNA region contains:
- a CDS encoding DUF3341 domain-containing protein has product MNKFNIHIHVLYDDEDLMINSLKIIRKKKDIRIREVYSPFPVHNLNKLLELKQTHLSFFSFLYGLFGFFTANVLIWYTMIYDWPQNIGGKPSFSWFSNFPSFIPVIFELSIFFSAHFMCITYLIQSRLFPGSTPKNPDPRTTDNMFLIEIDTEENTDKLLNLLKENGAMEVNIKKMGQLKKL; this is encoded by the coding sequence ATGAATAAGTTTAACATTCATATTCATGTATTGTATGATGATGAAGATTTAATGATCAATAGTCTAAAAATTATTAGAAAAAAAAAGGATATAAGGATACGTGAAGTATATTCTCCTTTTCCAGTTCATAATTTGAATAAATTACTCGAATTAAAACAAACTCATTTATCTTTTTTTTCTTTTTTATATGGACTTTTTGGATTTTTCACGGCTAATGTACTCATTTGGTATACTATGATTTATGATTGGCCACAGAATATAGGAGGAAAACCTTCATTCTCTTGGTTTAGTAACTTTCCGTCTTTCATTCCTGTTATATTTGAATTATCAATTTTTTTTTCCGCACATTTTATGTGTATTACTTATCTCATTCAAAGTAGATTATTTCCAGGATCTACTCCAAAAAATCCGGATCCAAGAACTACTGATAATATGTTTTTAATAGAAATTGATACAGAAGAGAATACGGATAAACTATTGAATTTATTAAAAGAAAATGGAGCTATGGAAGTAAACATAAAAAAAATGGGGCAACTAAAAAAGTTATAA
- the nrfD gene encoding NrfD/PsrC family molybdoenzyme membrane anchor subunit, with translation MKNNNENSIRQPLIIGNKTFKNITDDILKPISSKAGSLWRWSLLLSILAFLWGLGCIFYTIGTGIGVWGLNRTINWAWDITNFVWWVGIGHAGTLISAVLLLFRQKWRLSINRSAEAMTIFAVIQAGLFPIIHMGRPWNAHWVLPIPNQFGTLWPNFNSPLLWDVFAISTYFSVSTVFWFMGLIPDFAMIRDRVTDPLQKKIYGILSFGWGGTSKDWQRFEEISLILAGLCTPLVFSVHTIVSFDFSTSVIKGWHSTIFPPYFVAGAIFSGFAMVQTLLGVARKVLSLESYITRNHIEYMNMIILLTGGIVVLAYISEFILAWYSSNSFEKFIYFSVESAKGPFWWAFWALIICNVLIPQLLWIKSVRRSFFWSYIIAIIINIGMWFERFDIIVLNLSHDYLPSSWTGFIPSFVDVGIFIGTIGFFFVLYLLYIRVFPVISQAELKTILNNKKRNE, from the coding sequence ATGAAAAATAATAATGAAAATTCTATAAGGCAACCATTAATTATCGGTAATAAAACATTTAAAAATATTACTGATGATATTCTAAAACCTATAAGCAGCAAAGCTGGATCCTTATGGAGGTGGTCCTTATTGCTTTCAATTTTAGCTTTTTTGTGGGGTTTGGGATGTATCTTTTACACCATAGGGACAGGAATAGGAGTTTGGGGTTTAAATAGGACCATTAATTGGGCTTGGGATATAACTAACTTTGTCTGGTGGGTGGGGATTGGTCATGCTGGAACTTTAATTTCCGCAGTATTGTTATTATTTCGTCAAAAATGGCGTTTATCCATCAACCGTTCAGCTGAGGCTATGACTATATTTGCAGTAATTCAAGCTGGTTTATTTCCTATTATTCATATGGGAAGACCATGGAATGCTCATTGGGTTTTACCTATTCCTAATCAATTTGGGACTTTATGGCCTAATTTTAACTCCCCACTTTTGTGGGATGTATTTGCCATTAGTACTTATTTTTCCGTTTCTACTGTTTTTTGGTTCATGGGGTTAATTCCAGATTTTGCCATGATACGAGATAGAGTAACAGATCCTCTACAAAAAAAAATATATGGAATTCTTAGTTTTGGATGGGGAGGAACATCCAAAGATTGGCAAAGATTTGAAGAAATTTCTTTAATATTGGCTGGACTGTGCACTCCATTAGTTTTCTCTGTGCATACAATTGTTTCTTTTGATTTTTCCACCTCGGTGATTAAAGGATGGCATAGCACTATATTTCCTCCTTATTTTGTTGCTGGAGCTATATTTTCAGGATTCGCAATGGTACAAACTTTGTTAGGTGTAGCCAGAAAAGTTCTCTCTCTAGAAAGTTATATTACGAGGAACCATATCGAATATATGAATATGATCATTTTATTAACAGGAGGGATAGTGGTTTTAGCCTACATATCAGAATTCATTCTTGCATGGTATTCCAGTAATTCTTTCGAAAAGTTTATTTATTTCTCTGTAGAATCAGCTAAAGGTCCATTTTGGTGGGCTTTTTGGGCTTTAATTATCTGTAATGTTTTGATTCCTCAATTATTATGGATAAAATCGGTTAGAAGGAGTTTTTTTTGGTCTTATATAATAGCAATTATTATAAATATTGGAATGTGGTTTGAAAGATTTGATATTATCGTTTTAAATCTCAGTCATGATTATCTTCCTTCTTCTTGGACCGGTTTTATTCCTTCGTTTGTGGATGTAGGTATTTTTATAGGAACTATTGGTTTTTTTTTCGTCCTCTATTTATTATATATCCGTGTATTTCCAGTTATTTCACAGGCAGAATTAAAAACAATATTGAATAATAAGAAAAGAAATGAATAA